TACTTCCAGGTGATGGCCAGGCGCGCGGTACGGCCCGGGGCCGGCATCACGCCCAGGGCCAGCGGGTCCAGGTAGTAGCGATCAGTCAGGTTGTCGACGTTGGCTTCCACCGACAGCTGGTCGTTGAAGCTCCAGCTGGCGAACACGTCCACCAGGGTGGTCGGCCGGTACAGCTGCTGGATCGCCGACAGGCCGACGTTCCATTCCTTGTCCAGCTTGCTGATCGGGCCGGCGTTGTGGACCACGCGGGTACCGAAGGTCAGCCGCTCGTCGAACAGGCGCGAGCCGACGGTCAGGTTGACCATGTAGCGCGGCGGGTTCTGCGTGTTCGAGTACGAACCCTCGAAGCCACCATCGACGCAGTCAGGCGTATTGGCCAGCTCCTCGATCTTGCGCTGCACGCCGTAGGCACGACGCTCGGCGGCGATGTCCGGCGCGCAGGTCTTGGCCTTGAAGTAGTAGTGCGCCGATAGATCGGCGAACAGCTTGCCGCTGTCATAGCTGGACTGGAACTCCATGCCCGACACCTTGAACTGGTCGACGTTGCGGATCAGGCCGGCCGACAGCGTGCGGTAGTCGCGGGTGATCAGGTCGTCGATACGGGTATCGAAGTAGGCCAGCTTCAGCGCCAGGCGATCACCGGCAGTGAACAGGTCGTGGCGGATCGTGCTGGCGCCCAGTTCCCAGCTGCGCGCACGCTCGGGCTTCAGTTCGGACACCGGCTTGGCCGCGGTGAACAGGCCCAGGGTGGTCTCGAACAGGCTCGGCAGCTTGGTGCCTTCGGCGTACTTCAGGTAGACCATGCTGTCTTCGCTGAAGCGGAAGGCAACGCTGGCGGTCGGCGAGAACGCGCTGTCGCGGCGGCGGATCGGCTTGGACCAGGTCCAGCTGACCGGCACTTCCAGGTCTTCGGCAGCATCGGCGTCGTAGAAGTTCCAGCCGCCGATGTCGGCCACCGTGCCACGCTCGTAGGGCGAGGCCAGCAGCGAGGCCTGGGTGAAGTCGCCGTTGGCGTCCGGGTACCAGTTCAGCAGCGCGATGCGCTTGGCCCGCCACGACGGCAGGTTCGGGTCGCCGTTGAGCAGTTCGGTGTAGCGGTACTGGCCCTGCACCTCGTACTTGTCCGGGGTGGCCAGGCGGTTGCGGTCGTGCACGTCCACGCGGTTCCAGCGGCCACCGGCCTGCACTTCCCAATGCTCGTCCAGCGCCCACTTCAACGACGCCACGGCGCTGTATTCCTTGCGCTCGGCGTTGCGCAGGAAACGGTTGTTGACCAGATCGTCGTGCATGATCGGCGCGGAACTGCCCGGCGCGATGTCCTCATCGCTGTAGGACAGGCCGTAATCCAGGGTGAAGCGGCCGGCATCGGTGTCGAAGATCGAGGTGTTGCTGGCATCCAGGCCGAAACGCTTCTGCCGCAGCGGGTTACGGTAGGCGTCCTTGTAGCCGGGGTTGCCGCTGAAGCTCGGCGCGTCGTACCACTCGGTGCGGCGGTCGTAGTACCACGGGGTGATCCCGGTCAGGCTGTTGTACATCACGCTGTCGGTGTCGGTGTACCAGGCGTTGACGCGCAGATCGATCTTGTCGCTGTCCGGGTTGAAGCGGTAGCGCGCGCTGTAGCTGTCCATGTCGACGTGGCCCGGGTCCCACTGCGGCACGCGGTCGCGGTCCACGCGGATGATCTGCGAGGCCATGATCTCGCCGGCGGTGCCTTCATAGCGGCGGTAGCCCAGTTCCAGGGTCTGTGCATCGTCGATGCGCCAGGTGCCCTTGAGCAGCGCCGACTTCGAGCGCGAGGAGGTGTTGAAGACTTCGGTGCGCGGCGGGTTCAGCGGTGCCAGCGTGCGACGGGTCTGCGGAAAGTCGTCGTAGCCGTGCTTGCCGGCGAAGTAGTTGCCGTTGTCGCGGTACGCGTAGGCCGCGACCAGGTCGAATTTGTCCCAGTGTTTGGCAGCGGCGACGTTGAAGAACTGGCTGCCGGTGGCGCTGCGGTCGCTGCGCGGTGCGGCGTCGTAACCGGGCAGGTTGTTGGCACTGCCGTTGGCGAGGCCGCCGCGCACGCGCACGCCGACGTCGCGGCCCTCGCGCAGGACGTCATCGACGTTCAGTGTTTCCATTTCCACCACGCCGCCGATGCCGCCGGACGCATTGGCCTGCAGGCTCGGGCCCTTGGTGATGGTCAGCCGCGAGATCAGGTCCGGGTCCAGGTAGGTGCGCTGCGACTGGCCGGCGTAGCCACGGTAGGTGTCCATGCTGGACTGGCCGCCGTCAATGATGACCGGCACGCGGCTCTGCCCCTGGATGCCACGAATGTTGACGTCGAAGCCGTTGCCGACGCGCGGGTCGCCAGCGGTGACGCCGGCCACGCCCTTGACGATGTCGCCGTTGGAGGTGCCGCGGAAACGCTCCAGCTGGGTGCGGTTGATCGTGGTGCTCGAACCGACGCTGCGATAGGTGTCGAGCAGGCGTGCTTCGTCGCTGACCGCGCCGCCTTCGATGTGCTCACCGGACACGCTGAGCGTATCGGTGACGATGACGCCGCTGCCGGCCTGGGCCGGCGCTGCTTCCAGGGTGACCGCATCGCTGCCGACGCGGCGTGCGACCAGGCCACTGCCCTGTAGCAGGCGCGACAGCGCATCACTGGGCGACAGCGTGCCACTGACCGCCTGCGAGGTGACACCGTTGCCGAGCGTGGCCGGGTAGGCCACCTGCACGCCGGACTGGCGCATGTAGGCGCGCAGCGCGGCATCCAGCGGCTGGGCAGGAATGTCGAAGCGCAGCAGGGCCGCGGCTGCGGTGGTGCTGGACTGGGCCAGCACGGTCGGCGCGGTGCCGGCCAGGCCAGCGGCAAGCAGGGCGATGCACAGACGGGACGGGCGCAGTGCGCGGCCCGGACGACGGAAGTCGGACATGGGAAACCTGTGAGGGGAACGGAGCCGCGGGCGCGGCGTCATCCGCGCAGGCGCGGACACAACGACGTACGTGGCGGCGGCGGGTACGTTCGTGGGGTAAGACGAATGGGGTGGTTGGAACCCCAAGGTGAATTCATCCACGCATGGCGTGGATCTACCGGTGCGTGATTCAGTAGAGCCACGCCATGCGTGGCTGCGGGGTTGCCGGCAGATTCATCCACGCATGGCGTGGATCTACCGGTGGACGATGGCCACGCCCAACGGCAGGCGGGTGACCTGCAGGCCGGCGGTCGCGGCCAGCGCATCGAGTGCCTGTTCCGGCTGGTCGATGCGCAGCGCCGCGCTGACCGCCGGCAGGCGCGACAGGTCACCGCGCACGAACGTCGGGCCACGGCGATAGCGCCCCACTTCCTGCACGGCCTCTGCCACGGCGGTTTCGTCCAGCAGCAGCTCACCCTGGCGCCAGGCGCCGACGCGATCGGCCGCCACGTTGGCCAGGCGGGTCACGCCGCTGTGCGCGCCGTAGCTCGCGCGCTGCCCCACCTGCAGGTAGGTCCAGCCGCCATCCACCGGATTGGCCACGCGCACACGGCCCTGCCCCACTTCGGTTTCCACCGAGTCGTCGAGGCGGGCCACGGTGAACGCGGTGGAGATGTCTTCGACCACGCCGTTGCCGGCGGCCACACTGAAGCGTCGCTGCGCATCGGCCGTCACCTCGAACCAGGCACGCCCCTGCAGCAGCTCGATGCGGCGCGCGTGTGCATCGAAGTGCACGGCGATGGCGCTGTCGGCATCAAGCACCGCGCGGCTGCCATCGGGCAACTGCACCGCCTGCACCTGGTGGTTGCTGCGATGGTCGGCCTGCAGCCGCAGCCATGCATCGGGTGCGGTCACCAGCAGCGCCACAGCCGCCGCGGCGGCGGCCGCCCAGTGCAGGCGACGCTGGCGGGGACGCGCACGCGCGCGGAGCGGGGAATGCGGCGTGGCGGCGACCGATGCCACCGGTGCCGGCGCGAGGCTGCGCCACAGGCGCCGCTCGTGCTCAAAGGCACGGCGATGCCCCGGCTGTGCCAGCCATGCCTCGAAGTCCCGCATGCGCGCATCGCTGTGCTCGCCGGAGGCCAGGAACACGATCCAGTCCCGGGCCTGTTCGGCCACGGGGTCGTCTGCGCGGGCGCTGGAAGGGGAATGCGGGCTCATCGGCTGGCAGGCGGTCGCGGGCGTGCGCGGTGGAAAGGACGGGACCGCAGTGCGACCCATGGATCAAGACGTGTGAAGCGCAGCGGCCCCCAAGGGCGATCGATCATCGGCCCTCGCGGGCCCAGGCCAACCGCGCCAGGGCGCTGCGTACGTGGTTCTCAACCGTGGTCACCGAGACACCCAGCCGGCGCGCGATCTCGGCCTGGGTCAGGCCCTGCAGCCGGTTGAGGCGGAAGATGCTGCGGGTCGGCTCGGGCAGGTGACCGGCCGCGTCCAGCACCCGCTGCAGCTCGTCCTGGGCCATCACCTGTTCCTCGGTGGACACCTCGTCCTCCTCTTCCCACAGGTAGTGCTCGGCCAGCAGGCGGTTGCGCCGCGTCGACTCGCGGCCATGATCGGTGGCCAGGTTGATCGCCAGGCGGTACAGGTAGGCCCGCGGGTTGTCGATGCTCTGCTGGTTGTCGACGCCACGGGCCTTGAACCAGACCGCCTGGATCACGTCCTCGGCACCACTGTCGCCGCCCAGGATGCGCTGCACCCGGCGCAGCAGCGCCGGCCGTTCGCGGATCAGCAGTTCGGTGAGGGTGGCGGCATTGGAAGGCATGCGCGAGGACGGGACGGACGGGGGCGGCGCGCATGCTACTCCGTAAATGCGAATCAGTCACGTTTGCGTATGGTGGGTCGCCTCAGAGGCAGTCAGTCAGCCCGTCGTAGACGCTGATCGAGGTGCCGGGCAACGGCACATCGATGGCATCGCGCGGAGGCACCGCTTCCAGCGCCTGCAGCAGGCTCTCCAGCGGCGTGCCCGCGGCCAGCGGCAATGCGCAGGCATAGCTGCGCAGGTCGACATCGATACTGCCGTCGTCCAGCACCGAGCTGTTGCTGCCGGCAAAGGTCCAGGTGCAACCGGCCACCTGGCCACTGGCCCGCTCCACCGCGCAGCGCAGGCGCATGGCCTGCAGGTTGTAGTACTCGCCCTCGCAGAAAGTGTCCCCGCAGACGTCATCGAAGCCGGCCACCAGCGCGCGCTCGACGCTGCGGAAACGCTCCCAGCCGCTGGCCGGGTCCGGGTAGAGGCGCGCATCGACGTAGCGATCGGCAGCGAGGGCGGGCACGCTGGCCAGGCACAGCAGCAGCCCCATCAACATTCGTGGCGCGCCCATCATCCCTGCCTCCCAGCATTGCCCGGCCCCTGCAGGCAGCCCAGCAGGCCATCAAACAGGCCCCGGCCCAGGCCAGGGAACGGGGCCTCGACGCCGTCCGGCCCCGACAGGACCGCGTGGAACTGCTCCACCGGCACGCCCGGAAGCAGGTCGACCGGGCAGACCCAGCGGCCGTTGTCCACCTGCACCTCGCCGGTGGCGGGCTGCACGCGCAGCTCGCTGGCCGCCACCACCCAGGCGCAGCGGGTGACCACCGCCGCCGCCAGCTGCACGGCGCAGCGCACCTGCATGACCCGGTAATTGCTGTAGTCGCCCGCGCAGATCGTGTCGGCGCAGATGTGGTCGAAGCCCCGCATCAGGGCCGCTTCCAGGTTGTAGAAACGGTCCCAGTTGGCTTCGCTGGTGGGGAAATCGACCAGGTCGACATGGCTGCCGGCCACCGCCGGCGGGGCGACGGACAGCAGTACGGCAAGGCCACAGCAGCGTATCCAGGTCATGGCGGTGCTCCTCGGGAATGAAGCTCCAGCCTGCGCCGCCCCACGCTCCGCCCCCATCGGGAAACCCCGCGGCAGCCCCTCCGCCGGGGGCCACGACGAAGGTCGGCCCCGCCCTACCCTGCACAGCGCCCGTCAAAGGCATAAAATGGTGGGCTATCCGTCCACATCCCCCACCTGGAGCACACCATGGGTCTGGAACTCGTCTCGCCCGGCAAGAACCCGCCGGAAGAAATCAACGTCATCATCGAGATCCCGAAGGACTCGGAGCCGGTGAAGTACGAAGTGGACAAGGAAACCGGCGCGATCTTCGTCGACCGCATCCTGTCGACCCCGATGCGCTACCCGTGCAACTACGGCTACGTGCCGAGCACCCTGTGTGGCGATGGCGACCCGGCCGACGTGCTGGTGGTGCTGCCGCTGCCGCTGGTCCCGGGTTCGGTCGTGCGCTGCCGTCCGGTCGGCGTGCTGAAGATGAGCGATGAGGCTGGCAGCGACGAGAAGATCCTGGCCGTGCCGGTCTCGAAGATCTTCAGCGGCTACGCCCACGTCGAAGACATCGCCCAGGTGTCCAGCCACTGGCTGGAGCGCATCGGCCACTTCTTCGAGCACTACAAGGACCTGGAAAAGGGCAAGTGGGTCAAGCTGGACGGTTGGGGTGGCGCGGCCGAGGCCAAGCAGATCCTGATCGAGGCGCACCAGCGCCACCTCGACAGCAAGGCCTGAGTCTGAACAGGATCGCTCCGGTGCCACGCGCCGGAGCGATGCTGGTCACGTTTCAACACTGCGGCCCATCACTGTTGGCGCCGTATTAGGTAAATTGCGTCACTTCACACGTCATCGACGCGCGCCGTCGAGACAGCCAGGGGAATGTGTCGTGCGTATTCTGCTAGTTGGGGATTCAGCCAGCCTGCCGGCTGAGCTGAGCGAGTTCATTGCCGATCTTGGGGAAGAATGGCAGCCGCTGACCGCCTTCGATGGCCACACTGCGATGTCCGCGGTGGCAGCGCAGGGCGTGGATGCGGTGATCGTCTGCCCGCAGCTGCCCGACCTCAATGCAACCACGTTGCTCGGTCAGATCCGCACGCTGCGGCCTGAAACCATCCGTATCGCACTGGTCGATGCCCAGCACGGCAACCGGCCGCCGCCGGCGCGCCTGATCGGCGTGGCCCACCGCTTCCTGCCGCTGCCGCTGGCGCCGGAAGTGCTGCTGGAAGCGCTGACCAGCCTGGAAGAGCTGCGCGAGGTGCTCGACAGCCCGCGCCTGCGCGATGCCATCGGCCGTATCGAGAAGCTGCCCTCGCCGCCGCACCTGTACCTGAGCCTGACCCAGGCGCTGGAACACGATGACGACACCGACAGCGCCGACGTGGCCAAGCTGGTGGCCGCCGATCCGGCAATCGCGGCCAAGGTGCTGCAACTGTCCAATTCGGCGTTCTTCAGCCAGGGCCGCACGATTGCCGACCTGCGCACCGCGGTGACCCGCCTGGGCCTGGCCACGCTGCGCGACCTGGTGCTGGCCAGCGAAGTCTTTTCCGCGCCGACGCTGTCGGCTGCAGAGCGCAATTCGCTGCAGCAGCGTGCGCTGATGGCCTCGCGCCTGGCCGCGCGCCTGCTGCCCGAATCCAGCGCGGAGCTGGGTGCGACCGCCGCCCTGCTCGCCGATATCGGCCTGCTGCTGCCGGGCGTGCGCAATGAGCGCAGTGAACCGGCGCTGGCCGACGATCCGCGCCCGGGCCATGCCGAAGCCGGTGCCTACCTGCTGGGCCTGTGGGGCCTGCCGATGCCGATCATCGAAGCGGTGGCCTTCCACCTGCAGCCGCAGCGCGCCAACACGCGCAGCTTCTGGGTGACCGGTGCGGTGCACGTGGCGCTGGCGCTGGTCAACGGCGACCCGGTGGACGAGGACTACCTGCAGCGTGCCGGCGTGCTGAACAAGCTGCCGCAGTGGCGCGAGCATGCCAACAGCCTGATGGGGCTGGTACCCACCGAAGCCTGATTCTGCCCTCGCGGCAGATCGATGGCGCGCCCGGTTGGGCGCGCCATCGGCGGATCAGCGCTGCGGGCAGGCGTCCAGCACGCAGTTGCGCCATAGCAGCTGGCACTTCACCGCAGACCCGCCTTCGGCAAGGCATTCCTGGCGAACCTCCTCGCAATAGCGGCCACCGGCACAGACGATGAGGTTCTGGGCAGATGTCGACCCCGCCAGCGTGGCGTAGATCAGCACCGCGGCAGACAGCTTTCGCAAGAGCGTGGCTTTCATATCCGTCTCCAAGCGTCCGTCATTGGACGACGGGACTGTGCTGGATGCGTCAATCGTAGTCCGTGATCGAATTCAACCTTTGACCTGCGTCAGAGTTTCCCTACAGAGAATCCGGAGAACCGCCGGCATGGGTCGGCAGCAGCCACAAACAAAGAGGGCGGACCTTGCGGTCCGCCCTCCTGTGTTGCGTGTCGCGACGCTTCGATGGATCAGAAGCGCTGGGTGTACTTCATGTACAGGAAGCGACCCACGTCGAAGCCACCGTAGTAGGCGAACGCAGAGTTCGGGGCCGAGTACATCAGCGGACCCTTGTGATCGAACACGTTGTTGGCGCCCAGGGCGATGGTGGCATCCCACGGAGCCTTGTAGCTGACCTGCAGGTCGTGGAAGGTGTTCGAACCGGTGTGACGCAGCGGATCGGTTTCGCCGTTGGAGTAGTGGTTCGGGGCATCGCACCAGCCATCAGCCAGGCTGATGCAGTTTTCCTTCATGCCCGAGTAGTAACGCGCGGTCCAGTTGACACCGAAATCACCGTACTGCCAGTTGACACCGAGGTTCGAACGGACGCGGAACAGGCCCGGCTCGCTGACGCGACCGATGGTGATGGTGTCACCAGCGCTGTTCTGGCCTTCTTCGTCGTACTTGGCGGTGTAGCTGGTCTGCCAGTCGATCGAGAACTGACCGATGGCCAGTTCCGGCAGACGGTACTTCACACCCAGGTCGTAACCTTCGGTTTCCATCTTGCCGAGGTTGGCGGTGCCGTAGGTGATGGCGGTGATGTGGCCATCGTTGCCGCGGACGACGCTGTCGCAGCGCGAGGAGTTACCCAGCACGTAGCAGTCGCGCAGGATGCGGTCGACGCTGTCGGCGATGATCATGTCGCTGATCTGGTACTTGTACCAATCCAGCGAGATGTCCAGGCCCTGCACCCACTGCGGGCTCCACACGATACCGGCGGTGGTGCTCTTCGAGGTTTCCGGCTTCAGGTTCGGGTTGGCACCCGAGATGAACTGGTCCGGCGACTGGCACGGCAGGGTCGAGCACGGGACGTTGCCCTGGCCCAGCTGCACGTAATTGGCCGGTGCACCCGCGGCGAGGCAGGCTGCGTTGCCTGCGACGCTGCCCGGGGCGCCAACGCCGCACGGATCGACGTACGACTCGAAGCTCGAGCTCAAGCCACCGTACAGATTGTCGATGGTCGGTGCGCGGAAGCCTTCAGCGCGGGTCGCGCGGACCAGCAGGCCTTCGATCGGACGCCAGGTCAGACCGAACTTGCTGTTGGTGGTGCCGCCGAAGTTGCTGTAATCCGAATAACGGCTGGCAACGTTCAGGGTCAGTTCCTTGGCAAACGGAGCGTCAGCCAGCAGCGGAACGTTCAGTTCGAGGTAGACCTCGTTCAGATCGTATTCGCCGCGGGTCGGCTTCTGGCCCAGGCCGGTGGACTGGCCCGACTGCGCGAAGGCGTCCGGCACGTAGCTGCCTTCTTCCTTGCGGTGCTCGACGCCCATGGCGAAGCCCAGATCACCGGCCGGCAGGGTCACGATGGAACCGGCAAGGTTGGCGGTGAAGCTGGTGGTCTTGGTGACGCCACGGGTAGTGAAGGTCGGGAACAGGAAGTCCTGCAGCTCCTGGTTCGCCAGCGTACCCTGGCCATCAACGCCGTACGGCAGCAGCGGGTTCCACGGACGGCAGTTACCCAGCGCGATCGGATCGGCCGCGGTACCGCACTGCGCCACGCCATCAGCGTTGATGAAGGACGCGCCGAGGGCCTGGCGGGCAGCGATCAGGCTCATGTCACCGCGGTTGGACTTGATCGACTCGTTGCGGTTCCACAGGGCGCCGACGTCCCAGTCGAAGGTCTTGCCAGCGACGTCGAAGAAGCCGCTGACGGTCGGCGCAAAGCGCAGGGTCTTCAGCTGGCTTTCGGTGGTACGCGGCACTTCCCACAGGCGGCGACGGAAATCGACGCTTTCGCCGACCGGATTGAAGGCACTGTCGGCCGACAGCGGGGTGTTGATGTCCGACGAAGCGGACTGGTACGGGTAGCCCGCGATCTGCTGGAACGTCTGACGCTCGTTGTAGAGCAGGTCGGTGTTCAGGCTGATCGAATCGGTGAAGTCGTAGGTGCCGTTGATGTAGACCGACTTGCGCTTGACGCCGGTCAGCAGGGTCATCTGCTGGTTGGCGTTCGAGTACTCATCCTGGGTCAGGGTGTGGTAATCGGCCGGGTTGTTCGGGTTGCCACCGGCATTGAGCGTCTGCCAGACCGGGCTGTTCTCGCAGTCGTAGACAACCGGGTTGCACCAGGTGCTGTTCTGGCTGATCGGGCTCCACTGGGCCGAAGTCGAGTTCGGACCACGCGAACCGTCGCGGCTGAACCAGCGGTCCTTCGCCCACACCGGATCTTCGTTGGAGTACTCGGCCGACAGGGTCAGGCTGCCGCGCTCACCACGGGCGCCCAGGGTCATCGAGTACTGCTCGGTGCCGCCGTCGCCCTTGCCGTACTGGCCGACGTAGACGTTGGCTTCGCCACCGTCGAAGTTCTTGCGGGTGATCACGTTCACGACGCCGGCGATGGCATCCGAACCGTAGATCGAGGACGCGCCGTCCTTCAGGATCTCGATGCGCTCAACGGCCGACATCGGGATCTGGCTCAGATCCTGGTAACCGGCAGTGGTGGCGCCCAGGCGCTTGCCGTTCATCAGCACCAGGGTGCGCTGTGCGCCCAGGTTGCGGATGTCGACGTAGTAGCCGCCGACGTTCTCGCCCGAAGCCAGGGACTCCGAACGCGAAATGGCCGGCGAACCAGCCGAAGTCATGTTGTTCAGCACGTCAGCGACGCTCGAGAAGCCCTGCTTTTCCAGGCTTTCACGGGTCATCGTCAGGATCGGCTGCTGGGTCTCCATGGCGGCGCCGCGGATGCGCGAACCGGTGACCGAAATACGATCGAGGTCGGTGGTGCCAGAAGCCGCTTCCTGAGCGGAAGCAAACGCCGGCGTCAGCGCCAGCGCAATGCCGGCCGGCAGGAGGCCGAGCCGCACTGCGGGATTACGGAAGTTCATCAATCTCTCCAAGGTACGTGTTAGCAGCGTGTTAAAACACCCCAGCACGTTACGATTGCGTTGCAGCGCTGAATTTGCGCGACACACCCGGAGACTTTGCCGATTGTGGCGGAAGCTTCGCGCCGTTTTCACGAAAACGCGAAGCGGAGGTGCCATAGCGCGCACGGAAGGCACGGGCGAAGCTGCAGCAGTTGTCGAAGCCACTGGCCGCAGCCACTTCGCCGACCATCATGTCGGTGTCGCGCAGCAGATCCGCCGCACGCTCCAGCCGCAGGCGTGCCGACAGCGACTGCGGGCTTTCCTCGTACAGGCTCTGGAAGGTCTTGGAGAGATACCAGCTGGAGAAGTTGGTCAGCTCGGCCAGTTCGCCGATGCGCACCACGCGGTGACTGTTGCCTTCCAGGTACAGGCGGGCGCGCTGCATGCGACCGAACACCTGGCGCTTGCGGCTGCGCGAACGGCCCGGGCAGCGCTGCACGTTGTCCGCCAGGCTGCGCTGCAGGCCGGCCAGGTGCAGCAGCAGCGGACGCAGCGACGGCGCCGGCAGGCCATTGGCCAGTGCCTCACGCCACAGGCGCAGGCCGACGCGGGCGTCGCTGCGGCTCATCCGGCCACGGCCGGCGTACAGACCGCAGTCGGCCAGCTCGGCCAGCACCCGCAGCGCCTCCGGATTCAGGCTCAGGCCCACGCACAGGCCATTGCGGCCGGCCTGCACCAGCGGGCGCGATTCCTTCTCGAACGCGATCCACTCACCCTGGCGCAGCCGGAACCGGCCTTCCTTCGCTTCCACCCAGGAGGTGCCACGCACCTGCATCCAGACGGTGAAGTTGACGCCGGCGGTCTGCAGGCTGCCCAGGCGGGCAACGCCCAGGCAGGTCGGGGCTACATCGTCGACGGCCTTGTCGAGGGACACGGTTTGGCCGCGATCGGCCAGGGAAAGTTGACGCATGTGGGCACCACGGATTTGCCAAGTACAGGCCTCCGTTTTGCCCAATCAGGTGCTTCCGCGTCAGGAAAGTCTGACGAGATCGCCACGAATTCGCGACGAGAGCGTCACGAAGAAATTACGAAGGCCCATTGTCGTTGAAGATCAATAACTTGCTGAAGGCAGGGAACAGCGACGGCGCCGCCTTGGGCAGGTGCATGACGCCGATGTCCGCCCCGTCGGTGACCGCCAGGGCCAGATACAGGTCGTTTCCATCGGCGCTGGCGCTCAGGCCGTTACCGGCACTGAGCCGCTGCGCATCCAGGCAGCGCTCCGGCTCCTCGTGATTGCCGCGCAGGCGCACCAGGGTGGTGGCGCAGGCATTGCTGGTACCGAGGTAATCCACGCCGCCCTGCCCGGCCACGGTCCAGGTCCGGTAGCGCCAGCGGCTGGGCCGGTCCTGGCTGATCTGCTGGACACTGGCCTGGTCCAGGGCCGGATCGATCGACCACAGCCCGCTGGCCGCCAACCGGGTGAACACCACCCGCCCGCCGCTGCGGTCGAAACGCGCCTGGGAGACGCCTTCCACGCTGGCCAGGCGCCGCCACGGCTGGCTGCTGCGGTCGAACAGGCTCAGGCGGGTGTGCTGGTCCGCGTCGCGCTCGAGCACCAGCAGCTGGTCCGGGTTCGCCCCGTACAGCACCTGCAGGGGTTGCTCGACCGGCACCGGAAGCAGCTGCAATCGCTCGTCGCGGGGCGCGATCTCATAGACCACCGCGTTGCCGTGATCATCGCGGCCCACCACCAGC
This genomic stretch from Stenotrophomonas sp. SAU14A_NAIMI4_5 harbors:
- a CDS encoding helix-turn-helix transcriptional regulator, which encodes MRQLSLADRGQTVSLDKAVDDVAPTCLGVARLGSLQTAGVNFTVWMQVRGTSWVEAKEGRFRLRQGEWIAFEKESRPLVQAGRNGLCVGLSLNPEALRVLAELADCGLYAGRGRMSRSDARVGLRLWREALANGLPAPSLRPLLLHLAGLQRSLADNVQRCPGRSRSRKRQVFGRMQRARLYLEGNSHRVVRIGELAELTNFSSWYLSKTFQSLYEESPQSLSARLRLERAADLLRDTDMMVGEVAAASGFDNCCSFARAFRARYGTSASRFRENGAKLPPQSAKSPGVSRKFSAATQS